The Xiphophorus hellerii strain 12219 chromosome 5, Xiphophorus_hellerii-4.1, whole genome shotgun sequence genome window below encodes:
- the tet2 gene encoding methylcytosine dioxygenase TET2, whose amino-acid sequence METEEAKHEAEESLMLGQFGTSHHHSHKFQNGARCSQEDTVQISDSESWITGAVHYEPSKAAGSMKRYRENCNIPASEQALFQSGFFKMNGDLMNGELKHGFAEQSLAVHQTKKIKVDGDMKENGDSSRNFVKNFSELTKKTEMEQTSAQTDINFDIRNCHIPNRDIFSRNKSVPNGAVSSSSTIESTPGDLLEKTLSQYYPEQVSIATQASGSQLDTVNDSLATRSVGEGAQPPAVTSGLSESQQQPPATSAEGVNSYNSGNYLVNGYSSNFGVNQQQQLSSCSGQEIVLGAQQHPSGAQCFPDNTNPQGKYTKTQQEYNPRSFLNHNNPSQAAEAGGYGSLLISGANENSQNDNGAGLYHDTSMGLQYGTQGQNFQDNSGRQHQPDGQMGNSLQQSSNSVSVNGVEDTHQQRVNISCSTPSQTNWIERNLSHSQQQPTQCTASQAKEQELWRAKPQSEQQTTSPPVQNQILEPNQAQRYSETQTQGLFTDTSRGSNSSLQKQPDCLPAHMQCASVQHNTAPEWQQSNSKAPQMQQHLLQKMPETKNFPQNQQSNCYLSPMESEHFHEDKDLQEILSVEFLTTQQQHCHLQRPLSHPPQFEAQQLKSPTYRPRSQPPPGQHQLQPDQPFSNDHQHTDQSAFAYNNTEMQQPQHQRQCLENSGSQNLKQFQPQQPNNHCHEPNQVDLAQTSSQSQPHLPQGLFSQQSGTRMYPKAEEQTRASCTQFQTGPRLPLGPAGPHVDFQRHAALRMRLLQRQERHGPSQLPRSPVDSKQNLGAVKLENSPRFELPTSRQQEQPFMARDSGMGGVKIKTESQQSLCVQDKKPGNILASMEQSLRQYKLSNLFEKKPLVVNSSNKVKVESSGAVTILSTNMDMSGTDSTATTASVLKNTLFSTPKKEQLLKNFIDSPMKLLDTPVKNLLDTPMKTQYEIASCHCVDQIIEKDEGPYYTHLGSAPTVAGIRELMEKRSGITGRAIRIEKVIYTGKEGKSTQGCPIAKWVIRRASVEEKLLVLVRERTGHRCDTACIIIVILVWEGIQPSLADRLYLELSETLTKHGAHTQRRCAFNEERTCACQGFNPEASGASFSFGCSWSMYYNGCKFARSKIPRKFKLLGDDVREEENIEKSFQNLATLLAPLYKIMAPEAYGNQVEHEHRAPDCRLGIKEGRPFSGVTACLDFCAHAHRDLHNMQGGSTVVCTLTREDNREIGKIPEDEQLHVLPLYKASSTDEFGSEEGQQEKIKSGAIQVLSAFRRQVRMLAEPAKSCRQKKLDARKASANKNAMLESSNDKAEKALLAKSKAGTYENTVQSTPFTGAVGAPLQSGHPSYPLGVMPQQIQQPQAMCPPYPSSPNTALPRFSNSPGSFPGSPKPGSMYLAQPSTPASHFLSSLPNSYMNGPNRPQPGHQCNGGMPVESYHQFYAPNQNQLDAYRQQRPAFFPEQQYGVQQRFELNYPSRYSQPGFQVNGYSAMRPPQPMRHYGPFGNNRTSDARFIDTLTGAPSVHGGMDYTLTVSKGNQFGEYPSSYLPQSPHIPGRDSFPMQLNTDMAIPNPQMLPAQISSGCLNPETQSRLGLLNGGHIASNIKSEPGTPQTPTIPQKPEMWSDNEHNFLDPEIGGVAVAPSHGSVLIECAKRELHATTPLKNPDRNHPTRISLVFYQHKNLNEAKHGLAMWEAKMAEKAREKEEDAERNGGEGTPSKSSKKGGKREHSESSETTGEPPYKRFIKALMEGSSSSFTTNTHVITTPYAFTKVTGPYSQFV is encoded by the exons ATGGAAACAGAAGAGGCCAAACATGAGGCGGAAGAAAGTTTAATGTTGGGACAGTTCGGAACATCTCACCATCATTCTCACAAATTCCAGAATGGAGCTCGGTGTTCACAGGAGGATACTGTGCAGATCAGTGACAGTGAAAGCTGGATTACTGGTGCGGTACATTATGAACCCAGCAAAGCTGCTGGCTCCATGAAGAGATACAGAGAGAACTGCAACATTCCTGCTTCCGAACAAGCATTGTTCCAATCGGGATTCTTCAAGATGAACGGAGACTTAATGAATGGAGAGTTGAAGCATGGATTCGCAGAGCAGTCCTTAGCGGTCCACcaaactaagaaaataaaagtagatgGTGACATGAAAGAAAACGGTGACTCAAGCCGtaattttgtgaaaaacttCTCTGAGTTgacaaagaaaactgaaatggaaCAGACTTCTGCTCAGACTGATATTAATTTTGATATAAGAAACTGTCACATACCTAACAGGGATATTTTCAGCCGAAATAAGTCTGTTCCAAATGGTGCTGTATCATCTTCCTCAACCATAGAAAGTACTCCCGGTGATCTGTTGGAAAAAACCTTGTCTCAGTATTATCCTGAGCAAGTTTCTATTGCAACACAAGCATCTGGATCACAGCTGGATACTGTCAATGACTCACTCGCCACACGCTCGGTTGGTGAAGGTGCTCAACCTCCTGCTGTAACCTCAGGGCTGTCAGAGTCGCAGCAGCAGCCACCTGCAACATCCGCAGAAGGTGTTAACAGCTACAACTCTGGCAACTATTTAGTAAATGGATATTCTAGTAACTTTGGAGTAAATCAACAGCAACAGCTTTCATCTTGCTCTGGTCAAGAGATAGTTCTGGGGGCACAACAGCATCCCAGTGGGGCACAATGTTTTCCAGATAACACAAACCCTCAAGGTAAATATACAAAAACCCAGCAGGAATACAACCCAAGGTCATTTCTGAACCACAATAACCCCTCGCAGGCTGCAGAGGCAGGTGGATATGGATCTCTTCTTATTTCTGGTGCAAATGAGAACAGCCAAAATGACAATGGAGCTGGTCTGTATCATGACACCAGCATGGGACTCCAGTATGGGACTCAAGGTCAGAATTTTCAGGATAACTCTGGGCGACAGCATCAACCTGATGGTCAAATGGGAAACAGCCTCCAGCAGAGCAGTAACTCTGTGTCAGTAAACGGTGTGGAGGATACACATCAACAAAGAGTCAACATTTCATGTTCCACTCCCAGCCAAACTAATTGGATAGAAAGGAATCTTTCACATTCCCAGCAGCAGCCAACGCAGTGCACAGCATCCCAGGCAAAAGAGCAAGAGCTGTGGAGAGCTAAGCCTCAGTCAGAACAGCAGACCACCAGCCCCCCAGTTCAAAACCAGATACTGGAGCCAAACCAAGCGCAAAGGTACAGCGAAACGCAGACACAAGGGCTTTTTACAGACACCAGCCGAGGGTCTAACAGCTCGCTTCAAAAACAGCCAGACTGCCTACCTGCTCACATGCAATGTGCTTCAGTTCAGCACAACACTGCCCCTGAGTGGCAGCAGTCCAACTCTAAAGCACCTCAGATGCAGCAACATTTACTCCAGAAAATGCCTGAGACAAAAAACTTCCCTCAGAATCAGCAATCTAACTGCTACCTCTCCCCAATGGAATCAGAGCACTTTCACGAGGACAAAGACTTGCAGGAGATATTGTCAGTAGAGTTTTTAACAACACAACAGCAGCACTGTCATCTTCAACGCCCGCTGTCCCACCCACCACAGTTTGAAGCCCAGCAGCTCAAATCTCCTACCTACCGACCTCGCAGCCAGCCTCCACCAGGCCAACACCAGCTTCAACCAGATCAGCCTTTCAGTAACGACCATCAACATACTGACCAATCAGCATTCGCCTACAATAACACAGAGATGCAACAACCACAACATCAAAGACAGTGTCTTGAAAACTCAGGCAGCCAAAACCTCAAACAGTTTCAACCACAGCAGCCTAACAACCACTGCCATGAGCCCAACCAGGTGGACTTAGCCCAGACTTCTTCACAGTCACAACCTCACCTACCACAGGGTCTGTTCAGCCAACAGTCAGGAACACGGATGTATCCCAAAGCTGAGGAGCAGACGAGGGCTTCTTGCACTCAGTTCCAAACTGGACCTCGACTACCTCTGGGACCAGCAGGTCCCCATGTTGACTTTCAGAGGCATGCGGCTCTTCGCATGCGTCTATTACAAAGGCAGGAACGCCATGGCCCTTCTCAACTCCCTCGAAGCCCAGTTGACTCCAAACAAAACCTTGGAGCTGTAAAACTGGAAAACAGCCCCAGATTCGAGCTGCCCACCTCACGGCAGCAGGAACAGCCGTTTATGGCCCGTGATTCAGGGATGGGTGGGGTCAAGATCAAGACTGAAAGTCAACAATCACTATGTGTTCAAGACAAGAAACCAGGGAACATTCTTGCCTCTATGGAACAAAGCTTGAGGCAGTACAAGCTCTCAAATCTATTCGAGAAGAAACCTCTTGTTGTTAATTCatcaaataaagtcaaagtggAATCCTCAGGGGCTGTCACCATACTATCAACAAACATGGATATGAGTGGGACAGACTCAACGGCCACAACAGCTTCTGTTCTGAAAAATACCCTGTTCTCCACTCCCAAGAAGGAACAACTCCTTAAAAATTTCATAGATTCCCCCATGAAGTTGTTAGATACCCCCGTAAAGAATCTTCTGGATACCCCCATGAAAACTCAATATGAGATCGCATCATGCCACTGTGTTG ATCAAATCATTGAGAAGGATGAAGGTCCATATTACACTCATTTGGGCTCAGCACCTACTGTTGCTGGCATTCGAGAGCTGATGGAGAAAAG GTCTGGCATCACTGGACGAGCCATCAGGATTGAGAAAGTAATTTACACCGGCAAGGAGGGGAAAAGTACACAAGGATGCCCCATAGCCAAATGG GTGATTCGGCGAGCAAGTGTAGAGGAAAAGCTACTGGTTTTGGTGCGTGAGCGTACTGGTCACAGATGTGACACTGCCTGCATCATAATTGTAATTCTGGTCTGGGAAGGCATCCAGCCCAGCTTGGCTGACCGCCTCTACCTCGAGCTGAGTGAAACTCTAACAAAACATGGAGCTCATACGCAGAGACGCTGTGCTTTCAATGAGGA GAGGACCTGTGCATGCCAGGGCTTTAATCCTGAAGCCAGCGGTGCGTCTTTCTCTTTTGGCTGCTCTTGGAGCATGTACTATAATGGCTGCAAGTTTGCCCGAAGCAAAATCCCAAGGAAGTTTAAGCTACTAGGAGATGATGTCAGAGAG GAAGAGAATATTGAGAAAAGTTTTCAGAATTTGGCAACATTACTGGCTCCTTTGTATAAAATTATGGCCCCTGAAGCCTATGGAAACCAG GTAGAACATGAACACAGGGCCCCAGATTGTCGCTTGGGGATCAAGGAGGGACGACCTTTCTCCGGAGTGACTGCATGTTTGGATTTTTGTGCCCATGCTCATAGAGACCTCCACAACATGCAGGGAGGAAGCACTGTG GTGTGCACATTAACGAGGGAGGATAATCGAGAAATCGGAAAGATACCAGAAGATGAGCAGCTCCACGTCTTACCTCTTTACAAAGCTTCTAGCACTGACGAGTTTGGCAGTGAGGAGGGccagcaggaaaaaataaaatcaggggCCATTCAAGTCCTCAGTGCCTTCCGTCGTCAGGTGCGCATGCTTGCAGAGCCTGCCAAATCTTGCCGGCAGAAGAAACTGGATGCGAGAAAAGCGTCTGCCAACAAGAATGCCATGCTGGAAAGCTCAAATGATAAGGCAGAAAAGGCCCTTTTGGCCAAGTCAAAGGCTGGCACTTATGAGAACACTGTCCAGAGCACTCCATTTACAG GTGCTGTGGGAGCCCCCCTTCAGTCAGGTCACCCATCATATCCCCTCGGGGTCATGCCGCAGCAAATTCAGCAGCCACAGGCCATGTGCCCCCCTTACCCTTCCTCACCAAACACTGCTCTCCCAAGGTTCTCTAACAGTCCTGGCTCTTTTCCAGGCTCTCCAAAGCCAGGAAGCATGTACCTCGCTCAGCCATCAACACCTGCCAGCCATTTCCTCTCTTCACTTCCAAACTCATACATGAATGGGCCAAATCGTCCACAACCAGGTCACCAATGTAACGGAGGAATGCCTGTTGAAAGTTACCATCAGTTCTATGCACCAAACCAAAATCAGCTGGACGCTTATCGCCAACAGCGGCCAGCGTTTTTCCCTGAGCAGCAGTATGGTGTCCAACAACGCTTTGAGCTCAATTATCCATCTAGGTACAGTCAACCAGGCTTCCAAGTCAATGGTTACAGTGCCATGCGTCCACCTCAGCCCATGAGACACTATGGTCCTTTTGGCAACAACAGAACCTCAGATGCCCGGTTCATTGACACCCTAACAGGAGCACCCTCTGTTCATGGTGGCATGGATTATACACTTACTGTAAGTAAAGGCAATCAGTTTGGAGAATACCCAAGTTCATACTTGCCTCAGAGTCCACACATCCCAGGCCGTGATTCCTTCCCTATGCAACTTAATACAGACATGGCCATTCCTAATCCACAGATGCTCCCAGCTCAAATCAGCAGTGGCTGTTTAAACCCTGAAACACAGTCACGGTTGGGTCTTCTCAATGGTGGACATATAGCCTCCAATATTAAGTCGGAGCCTGGAACGCCTCAGACACCCACAATCCCCCAAAAACCAGAAATGTGGTCAGACAACGAGCACAACTTCTTGGATCCTGAGATTGGTGGTGTGGCTGTAGCTCCAAGTCATGGCTCTGTACTCATTGAGTGTGCAAAACGAGAGCTACATGCCACAACACCCCTCAAAAACCCAGACCGCAACCACCCAACACGCATTTCCCTTGTCTTCTACCAGCACAAGAATCTGAATGAGGCAAAGCATGGGCTGGCCATGTGGGAAGCTAAGATGGCAGAAAAGGCTCGCGAGAAGGAGGAAGATGCAGAGAGGAATGGCGGGGAAGGGACTCCGAGCAAGAGCAGCAAGAAAGGGGGTAAGCGGGAGCATTCAGAGTCTTCAGAGACTACAGGAGAACCTCCATACAAGCGTTTCATAAAGGCACTAATGGAaggatcatcatcatcattcacAACTAATACTCATGTCATCACAACTCCATATGCATTCACCAAGGTCACAGGGCCTTACAGTCAGTTTGTGTAG
- the ppa2 gene encoding inorganic pyrophosphatase 2, mitochondrial: MRSQLLRSSLGCLLTAFGPFPASCINKTVRQTAAAVPHLYYSRKTMHYQTEQRGHPNSPDYRIYFKTSDDKYISPFHDIPLIAESEQNDDVPAKKPKSENKVLYNMVVEVPRWSNAKMEIATKEPLNPIKQDVKKGKPRYVANIFPHKGYIWNYGALPQTWEDPNHKDKETNCCGDNDPIDVCDIGTQVCSPGQVIQVKVLGILAMIDEGEMDWKVIAINANDQDAEKLNCIEDVRKSRPGHLEATVEWFRKYKVPDGKPENQFGFNGEFKDKDFAVEIIKSTHEHWRALVQKQTNAGGIECKNMSCCNSPFQFSADEARAVVQSAPAFGSAHPVSAEVDKWHFV, encoded by the exons ATGAGATCGCAGCTGCTCCGCTCCTCGCTCGGCTGCTTGCTGACTGCTTTCGGCCCTTTTCCCGCTTCCTGTATTAATAAAACAGTcagacaaactgcagcagctgtgcCACATTTGTATTATTCCAGAAAAACGATGCACTATCAAACGGAGCAGAGAGGACACCCGAATTCTCCAGACTACCGCATTTATTTTA AAACCTCTGATGACAAATACATTTCACCATTCCATGATATTCCACTTATAGCTGAGTCAGAGCAG AATGACGATGTGCCAGCAAAAAAACCTAAGAGTGAGAATAAG GTGCTGTACAACATGGTGGTTGAGGTCCCTCGGTGGTCAAATGCTAAAATGGAA ATTGCAACAAAGGAGCCACTGAATCCCATCAAACAAGACGTGAAGAAGGGAAAACCCAGATATGTGGCCAACATTTTTCCTCATAAAGGATACATTTGGAACTATGGGGCACTGCCACAG ACCTGGGAGGATCCCAaccacaaagacaaagaaacgAACTGCTGTGGTGACAATGACCCCATTGATGTTTGTGACATCGGCACCCAG GTTTGCTCCCCAGGTCAGGTGATCCAAGTGAAGGTTCTGGGCATCCTGGCAATGATTGATGAGGGAGAGATGGACTGGAAGGTCATCGCCATCAATGCAAATGATCAAGATGCAGAAAAGCTCAACT GTATAGAAGATGTTCGGAAGAGCCGACCAGGTCATTTGGAGGCTACTGTTGAGTGGTTCAGGAAATACAAGGTACCCGATGGAAAGCCAGAAAACCAGTTTGGATTCAACGGGGAATTCAAAGACAAG GATTTTGCAGTTGAGATCATTAAGTCCACCCATGAGCACTGGAGGGCACTTGTGcagaagcaaacaaatgctGGAGGGATTGAGTG caaGAACATGTCCTGCTGTAACAGTCCTTTCCAGTTCAGCGCCGATGAGGCCAGAGCTGTCGTTCAGTCG GCCCCTGCTTTTGGTAGTGCACATCCTGTGTCTGCAGAAG TGGACAAATGGCATTTCGTATGA
- the arhgef38 gene encoding rho guanine nucleotide exchange factor 38 isoform X1, whose translation MDPREAGGGEKDKERQIKRKNRPVFLRYLERRKTDTIVVDDMAKGDINLGTLVRRSQSDKTEYSAKIKDKLMPLDLSALPSPVLDVEEIWSRKMSRRAKVIKELVQTEKDYLTDLELCIREVVQPLRVLQVVDVDRLFTNMETVCEVSAALLNRMHMAMSDPDPEAVVIGEVFIQAKAALEDVYKIYCYHHDDANMSLKAYEKEEQIKQHFTICILALKKIYDQEGKPNLLDMGSLLIKPVQRIMKYPLLLGELWQATPEDHIDYLPLQEALTAAKIINVNINEFRRRKDIVMKYKRLENDEGTLRGKLNKINIHSLRKKGDRFAGYLKILTGVEPQVRDEVFDKEEKLFRSLEKAVRQLAKNVNCYVQYTQEMVPVAVQNVKDMENIITDPSKADTNGSSHKNGKDPYKYFKERMEELVLLPLTSLQGMFTAPQKLIQKRYDKLLDYCCRLERSSSFASSSSTSTVSSTASPASDAPPGPAKRDYEAINALLVDELQRFNMAAYTILTNCVLCLVALLRGLMVCALVGAPAVHQLPPPLSNMVEVQNSIMDELNNLTFVKDNAQKLMERKVSFERQRDKKTVVQEVQHQTEEQRAWLLAEYPPNRLYQLKRKCNGCQEQDLSLLEGELVALLEDTDPLGSSSRWLVHNGGDKGYVYSTFLKQYNPLRDSQRANQKAKEQQQPPVITYEDFDDLSLFVSPSSSSMRSLSLNTTDSSSTLSGLQGELENAEELDESVDGDTQQYYAVYAFHARCEQELSLQEYQHVRILQFCDLGGNKQWWLAEANGQKGYVPANYLGRMSYA comes from the exons ATGGATCCCAGGGAGGCCGGTGGGGGTGAGAAGGACAAGGAAAgacagataaaaagaaaaaaccggCCTGTGTTCCTGCGGTACCTGGAGAGGAGAAAGACGGACACTATAGTGGTCGATGACATGGCCAAAGGTGACATCAACCTGGGGACGCTGGTGAGGAGGAGTCAGTCTGACAAGACGGAGTACAGCGCTAAAATTAAAG ACAAATTGATGCCACTTGACCTGTCAGCTCTTCCCTCTCCGGTGCTGGACGTGGAAGAGATTTGGTCCAGGAAGATGAGCCGCAGGGCGAAAGTGATAAAAGAACTTGTGCAAACTGAAAAGGACTACCTCACTGACTTGGAACTGTGCATCAGAGAAGTCGTCCAGCCTCTACGAGTGTTACAG GTTGTTGACGTAGACCGACTTTTCACCAACATGGAGACGGTGTGTGAGGTGTCTGCCGCTCTTCTTAACAGAATGCACATGGCCATGTCTGACCCAGATCCAGAAGCAGTCGTCATAG ggGAAGTGTTTATTCAGGCAAAGGCAGCTTTAGAAGATGTATATAAGATTTATTGTTACCACCATGACGATGCCAACATGTCTTTGAAAGCCTATGAGAAGGAGGAACAGATAAAGCAGCATTTTACTATATGTATCTTAGCATTGAA aaAAATCTATGACCAAGA AGGAAAACCCAATTTGTTGGACATGGGCTCCCTGCTGATCAAACCAGTCCAGAGGATCATGAAGTACCCATTGCTTCTGGGGGAACTTTGGCAGGCTACCCCTGAAGACCACATTGACTATCTGCCCCTGCAGGAGGCGCTCACCGCTGCCAAGATCATAAATGTTAACATCAATGAGTTCAGGAGACGGAAAGACATAG TTATGAAGTACAAGAGGTTAGAAAACGATGAAGGCACGCTGAGGGGCAAGCTAAACAAGATTAACATCCACTCTCTCCGGAAGAAAGGAGACAGGTTTGCAGGATATCTGAAGATTCTCACTGGAGTAGAACCACAG GTGAGAGATGAAGTGTTTGATAAGGAAGAGAAACTGTTCAGGAGTTTGGAAAAAGCTGTGAGGCAACTGGCCAAGAATGTTAACTGTTATGTGCAATACACTCAG GAGATGGTGCCTGTTGCTGTTCAGAACGTGAAGGACATGGAAAACATTATTACGGATCCAAGCAAAGCAGACACAAATGGCTCGTCACACAAGAATGGCAAAGATCCTTATAAGTACTTT AAAGAGCGAATGGAGGAGTTGGTTCTGCTGCCCCTCACCTCTCTGCAGGGCATGTTCACAGCTCCGCAGAAGCTCATCCAGAAGCGTTATGACAAGCTGCTCGACTACTGCTGCCGCTTGGAGCGCTCCTCCTCTTTTGCATCCTCATCCTCCACCTCCACCGTGTCCTCCACCGCCTCACCAGCGTCAGATGCGCCTCCTGGTCCTGCCAAGAGAGACTATGAAGCCATCAATGCTTTGCTAGTGGATGAGTTGCAGAGGTTCAACATGGCGGCTTATACTATCCTGACAAACTGCGTGCTGTGTCTGGTGGCCCTGCTCAGAGGACTGATGGTTTGCGCTTTGGTTGGAGCTCCGGCTGTTCACCAGCTGCCT CCTCCATTGTCAAACATGGTTGAAGTGCAGAACAGCATCATGGATGAGCTGAACAATCTGACATTTGTGAAGGACAATGCTCAGAAGTTAATGGAGAGAAAAGTCAGCTTTGAGAGGCAACGAGACAAAAAAACTGTG GTGCAGGAGGTGCAGCATCAAACAGAGGAACAGCGAGCCTGGCTGCTGGCGGAGTACCCACCGAACCGCCTCTACCAGCTGAAGAGGAAGTGTAATGGCTGTCAGGAGCAGGACCTCAGCCTGCTGGAGGGAGAGCTGGTGGCCTTGTTGGAGGATACAGACCCTTTAGGCAGCAGCAGCCGTTGGCTGGTGCACAACGGag GTGACAAAGGCTATGTCTACTCCACTTTCCTGAAGCAGTACAACCCTCTGAGGGACTCCCAGCGGGCAAACCAGAAGGccaaagagcagcagcagcctcctGTCATCACATATGAGGACTTTGACGATCTCAGCCTGTTTGTGtcacccagcagcagcagcatgcgTAGCCTCAGCCTGAACACCACAGACAGCAGCTCAACCCTCTCAGGTCTGCAGGGAGAGCTGGAGAACGCTGAAGAACTGGACGAGTCGGTGGATGGTGACACCCAACAG TATTATGCCGTTTATGCATTTCACGCACGCTGTGAACAGGAGCTGTCCCTGCAGGAGTACCAGCACGTCCGCAT
- the arhgef38 gene encoding rho guanine nucleotide exchange factor 38 isoform X2, whose product MPLDLSALPSPVLDVEEIWSRKMSRRAKVIKELVQTEKDYLTDLELCIREVVQPLRVLQVVDVDRLFTNMETVCEVSAALLNRMHMAMSDPDPEAVVIGEVFIQAKAALEDVYKIYCYHHDDANMSLKAYEKEEQIKQHFTICILALKKIYDQEGKPNLLDMGSLLIKPVQRIMKYPLLLGELWQATPEDHIDYLPLQEALTAAKIINVNINEFRRRKDIVMKYKRLENDEGTLRGKLNKINIHSLRKKGDRFAGYLKILTGVEPQVRDEVFDKEEKLFRSLEKAVRQLAKNVNCYVQYTQEMVPVAVQNVKDMENIITDPSKADTNGSSHKNGKDPYKYFKERMEELVLLPLTSLQGMFTAPQKLIQKRYDKLLDYCCRLERSSSFASSSSTSTVSSTASPASDAPPGPAKRDYEAINALLVDELQRFNMAAYTILTNCVLCLVALLRGLMVCALVGAPAVHQLPPPLSNMVEVQNSIMDELNNLTFVKDNAQKLMERKVSFERQRDKKTVVQEVQHQTEEQRAWLLAEYPPNRLYQLKRKCNGCQEQDLSLLEGELVALLEDTDPLGSSSRWLVHNGGDKGYVYSTFLKQYNPLRDSQRANQKAKEQQQPPVITYEDFDDLSLFVSPSSSSMRSLSLNTTDSSSTLSGLQGELENAEELDESVDGDTQQYYAVYAFHARCEQELSLQEYQHVRILQFCDLGGNKQWWLAEANGQKGYVPANYLGRMSYA is encoded by the exons ATGCCACTTGACCTGTCAGCTCTTCCCTCTCCGGTGCTGGACGTGGAAGAGATTTGGTCCAGGAAGATGAGCCGCAGGGCGAAAGTGATAAAAGAACTTGTGCAAACTGAAAAGGACTACCTCACTGACTTGGAACTGTGCATCAGAGAAGTCGTCCAGCCTCTACGAGTGTTACAG GTTGTTGACGTAGACCGACTTTTCACCAACATGGAGACGGTGTGTGAGGTGTCTGCCGCTCTTCTTAACAGAATGCACATGGCCATGTCTGACCCAGATCCAGAAGCAGTCGTCATAG ggGAAGTGTTTATTCAGGCAAAGGCAGCTTTAGAAGATGTATATAAGATTTATTGTTACCACCATGACGATGCCAACATGTCTTTGAAAGCCTATGAGAAGGAGGAACAGATAAAGCAGCATTTTACTATATGTATCTTAGCATTGAA aaAAATCTATGACCAAGA AGGAAAACCCAATTTGTTGGACATGGGCTCCCTGCTGATCAAACCAGTCCAGAGGATCATGAAGTACCCATTGCTTCTGGGGGAACTTTGGCAGGCTACCCCTGAAGACCACATTGACTATCTGCCCCTGCAGGAGGCGCTCACCGCTGCCAAGATCATAAATGTTAACATCAATGAGTTCAGGAGACGGAAAGACATAG TTATGAAGTACAAGAGGTTAGAAAACGATGAAGGCACGCTGAGGGGCAAGCTAAACAAGATTAACATCCACTCTCTCCGGAAGAAAGGAGACAGGTTTGCAGGATATCTGAAGATTCTCACTGGAGTAGAACCACAG GTGAGAGATGAAGTGTTTGATAAGGAAGAGAAACTGTTCAGGAGTTTGGAAAAAGCTGTGAGGCAACTGGCCAAGAATGTTAACTGTTATGTGCAATACACTCAG GAGATGGTGCCTGTTGCTGTTCAGAACGTGAAGGACATGGAAAACATTATTACGGATCCAAGCAAAGCAGACACAAATGGCTCGTCACACAAGAATGGCAAAGATCCTTATAAGTACTTT AAAGAGCGAATGGAGGAGTTGGTTCTGCTGCCCCTCACCTCTCTGCAGGGCATGTTCACAGCTCCGCAGAAGCTCATCCAGAAGCGTTATGACAAGCTGCTCGACTACTGCTGCCGCTTGGAGCGCTCCTCCTCTTTTGCATCCTCATCCTCCACCTCCACCGTGTCCTCCACCGCCTCACCAGCGTCAGATGCGCCTCCTGGTCCTGCCAAGAGAGACTATGAAGCCATCAATGCTTTGCTAGTGGATGAGTTGCAGAGGTTCAACATGGCGGCTTATACTATCCTGACAAACTGCGTGCTGTGTCTGGTGGCCCTGCTCAGAGGACTGATGGTTTGCGCTTTGGTTGGAGCTCCGGCTGTTCACCAGCTGCCT CCTCCATTGTCAAACATGGTTGAAGTGCAGAACAGCATCATGGATGAGCTGAACAATCTGACATTTGTGAAGGACAATGCTCAGAAGTTAATGGAGAGAAAAGTCAGCTTTGAGAGGCAACGAGACAAAAAAACTGTG GTGCAGGAGGTGCAGCATCAAACAGAGGAACAGCGAGCCTGGCTGCTGGCGGAGTACCCACCGAACCGCCTCTACCAGCTGAAGAGGAAGTGTAATGGCTGTCAGGAGCAGGACCTCAGCCTGCTGGAGGGAGAGCTGGTGGCCTTGTTGGAGGATACAGACCCTTTAGGCAGCAGCAGCCGTTGGCTGGTGCACAACGGag GTGACAAAGGCTATGTCTACTCCACTTTCCTGAAGCAGTACAACCCTCTGAGGGACTCCCAGCGGGCAAACCAGAAGGccaaagagcagcagcagcctcctGTCATCACATATGAGGACTTTGACGATCTCAGCCTGTTTGTGtcacccagcagcagcagcatgcgTAGCCTCAGCCTGAACACCACAGACAGCAGCTCAACCCTCTCAGGTCTGCAGGGAGAGCTGGAGAACGCTGAAGAACTGGACGAGTCGGTGGATGGTGACACCCAACAG TATTATGCCGTTTATGCATTTCACGCACGCTGTGAACAGGAGCTGTCCCTGCAGGAGTACCAGCACGTCCGCAT